The Argentina anserina chromosome 3, drPotAnse1.1, whole genome shotgun sequence genome includes a region encoding these proteins:
- the LOC126788053 gene encoding 30S ribosomal protein S10, chloroplastic, whose protein sequence is MAVSSISATLIPSLPLSNSSPFPSSKSKFASFSIPTSHNAIKVSALRPSQSSTRVYAAPEVLDSPLPPPEILDGSNSDETPSTSSLSIGGDDKITPKQKIRIKLRSYFVPLIEDSCKQIMDAARNTNAKTMGPVPLPTKKRIYCVLKSPHVHKDARFHFEIRTHQRLIDILYPTAQTIDSLMQLDLPAGVDVEVKL, encoded by the exons ATGGCGGTTTCTTCAATCTCTGCAACCCTAATtccctctcttcctctctccaaTTCCTCCCCATTTCCTTCATCCAAATCCAAGTTCGCTTCTTTCTCTATCCCCACTTCCCACAATGCCATAAAGGTTTCAGCTTTGAGACCCTCACAGTCCTCCACTAGGGTTTATGCTGCTCCTGAAGTCCTCGACAGCCCTCTACCCCCGCCGGAAATCCTTGATGGCTCCAATTCCGATGAG ACTCCGAGCACTTCGTCACTCAGCATTGGTGGGGATGATAAG ATAACACCAAAGCAGAAAATTAGGATTAAGCTTAGATCATACTTTGTTCCTCTGATAGAGGATTCTTGCAAGCAGATAATGGATGCTGCTAGGAACACAAATGCAAAGACCATGGGTCCTGTGCCTTTGCCAACCAAAAAGCGGATCTACTGTGTTTTGAAATCACCCCATGTCCACAAGGATGCAAGGTTCCATTTTGAGATCCGTACCCACCAGCGACTTATTGACATTCTTTACCCAACAGCCCAAACAATTGATTCCCTTATGCAACTTGACCTTCCTGCTGGAGTTGATGTTGAGGTCAAGCTGTGA